The DNA region AATCATCGGCAACGACCTGTCACTGACCATGGCGGCCGAAGGTGGTCAGCTGCAGCTCAACGTGATGGAACCGCTGATCGCCTACAAGATTTTCGACTCGATCCGCCTGCTGCAACGCGCGATGGACATGCTGCGTGAGCACTGCATCGTCGGCATCACTGCCAACGAACAGCGCTGCCGCGAACTGGTCGAGCATTCGATCGGTCTGGTCACCGCACTGAACCCGTATATCGGCTATGAAAACTCCACCCGTATCGCCCGCATCGCGCTGGAAACCGGCCGCGGCGTACTGGAACTGGTCCGCGAAGAAGGTCTGCTCGACGACGCCATGCTCGACGACATCCTGCGTCCGGAAAACATGATCGCTCCACGTCTGGCCCCCTTGAAGGCCTGACCGGGAATGACCTGCGCAACACGCTCACCAGATTGAGGGCCTAGACACCCCTCAATTTTTTGAGGGTCTGGGAGTGATTCTCCAGACCCTTTTTTTTGCCCGCTGCAAAGGGCTCAGATGCTTGACCCAGAGCCTGCGGCAGCCCACTTCCGAGGAGCCATCCAAGGGAGTATTCATTCATTGTCGCGAATGAAGAATCAGCCGTACAAGAAAGCGACTACAGACGTAAAAACTTTGCACCGGTATAGTGCGCCCCCTCAAAAGTAGCGAGGAATAACAAAAATGCTGGAAATGATTAACGACTTTCTCTCCGGTAAGGTACTGATCGTACTTATCGTTGGCCTGGGCAGTTACTTCACGATCCGCTCGCGTTTCGTTCAGTTTCGACACTTTTTCCACATGTTCTCGGTTTTTCGCGACAGTCTGCGCAGCAGCGCCGGTCAGCTGAGTTCATTCCAGGCCCTGATGCTCAGCCTTGCGGGCCGCGTCGGTGCAGGCAACATCGCAGGCGTCGGCATTGCCGTGACGCTCGGCGGTCCGGGTGCCGTGTTCTGGATGTGGGTCACTGCACTGGTCGGCATGTCCAGCAGCTTCATCGAGTGCTCGCTTGCGCAGCTCTACAAACGCAAGGACTCCGAAGGCCAGTTCCGCGGCGGTCCGGCGTATTACATCCAGCACGGTCTGGGTAAACGCTGGCTGGGTATGGTCATGGCCGTCCTGCTGCTGGTGACGTTCGGCTTCGCCTTCAACGGCCTGCAGTCCCACGCCGTGACCGACTCGCTGAAAAGCGCATTCAACATCGACACCAAGACCACCGGCATCTGCCTGGTGGTGTTGCTGGGTCTGGCTTTTGTCGGCGGCATCAAGCGCATCGCGGCGATTTCCGACCTGCTGGTGCCGGTCAAGACCCTGATCTACATCGCGGTCACCATTTACGTCATCGTGCTGCAGATCGACCACGTGCCGGGCATGCTGATGACCATCGTGCGCAGCGCCTTCGGCCTTGATCCGGTGTTTGGCGGCCTGATCGGCAGTGCCATCGTGATGGGCGTCAAGCGTGGCGTCTTCGCCAACGAAGCCGGTCTGGGCAGCGCGCCCAACGTGGCTGCCGTGGCCCATGTGGAACACCCGGTCGCGCAAGGCGTGGTTCAGGCGTTCAGCGTGTTCCTCGATACCTTCGTCATCTGCACTTGCACCGCCTTGCTGATCCTGCTGTCCGGTATCTACGACATCGGTTACGACGGCAACGGTATCGTGCTGGCGCAGAACTCGCTGGCGGCTGTGGTCGGTGACTGGGGCCGGGTCTTCATCAGCGTCGCCTTGGCACTGTTCGTCTTCACCTCGATTCTCTACAACTACTACCTGGGCGAAAACAGCCTGCGGTTCCTGTTTGGCGAGAAGATCAAGACCATCATCATCTACCGTATCGCGGTGCTGGTGCTGATCATGTGGGGTGCTGTCGTCGACCTGAAAGATGTATTGGCGTTCGCCGACATCACCATGACCATGCTGGCGTTCGTCAACCTGATCGCCCTGGCGATGCTGTTCAAAGTCGTCAAGCGCATTCTGAACGACTACGATGCGCAGCGTAGGGCAGGTATCAAGACGCCCGTGTTCGACTCCAGCCAGTTCCCTGATCTGGACCTGGACCGCAACGCCTGGCCTGCCAATCCGGAGCGCCAGTCGACACAGGATGCCGAGATGGCAGCCAAGACTGCGCCAGAAGCACGATAACCAACGCAACGCCGGAGAAGAGCCATGACTCAGGACTCACATCAAACCGCTCGACGAGTGATGGTTCTTTACACCGGCGGCACCATCGGCATGCAAGCCAGTGCCAACGGCCTGGCGCCTGCCTCGGGTTTCGAGGCGCGCATGGCCGGGCAACTGGCCGGGCATCCGGAACTGGTAGTGCCCGAGTGGCGCTTTCGCGAGATGTCGCCATTGATCGACAGCGCCAACATGACGCCTGCCTACTGGCTGCGCCTGCGTGACGCCGTGATCGAAGCGGTGGATGTCGATGGCTGCGACGCGGTGCTGGTGCTGCATGGCACCGACACCCTCGCCTATAGCGCTGCCGCCATGTGTTTCCAGTTGCTGGGGTTCAGCGCTCCGGTGGTGTTCACCGGTTCGATGTTGCCCGCTGGCGTGCAAGACAGTGATGCCTGGGAAAACGTCAACGGGGCGCTGCTCGCGCTGGGCTCCGGTCTGGCGTCAGGGGTTCAGCTGTATTTCCACGGCCAACTGATGACGCCCGTGCGCTGCGCGAAAATCCGCAGCTTCGGACGCCAACCATTTGCGCCACTGCAACGTTCGCGTGGGGGGCATGCGGCCGTGTCGCTGCCCGATGCGCTGAATTACCGTCAGCCTAAAAGCCTGGCAGAGGTCGCTGTATTGCCATTGTTTCCAGGTATCGGGGCGGCTCAGCTCGATGGTCTGATCGACAGCGGTATTCAGGGGCTGGTGCTGGAGTGCTTCGGCAGCGGCACCGGCCCGAGTGACGACCCGCAATTTATCGCCAGCCTGGAAAACGCCAGAGCGCGCGGTATTTGTGTGGTCGCGATCACTCAATGCCATGAAGGTGGCGTCGAGCTGGATGTCTACGAAGCGGGAAGCCGTCTGCGCAGTGCAGGCGTGCTGTCCGGTGGTGGCATGACCCGCGAAGCAGCGCTCGGTAAATTGCATGCGCTGCTGGGTGCCGGTCTGACGACTGAAGAAGTCCGGCGGCTGGTCGAGCTGGACCTGTGTGGCGAGTTGCGTTAAGCCGCGGTATTTCTCTGCTTTATCCGAGGCGTCCCGCACACGCGCAACGCCTCACCCTCCTTACGAAGCCTTGCTTTCTTCCTGTGCGCCCCTGAGCATCGAATCCAGATTGCGCTCGATGTTTTGGCACAACGCATTCATCTGAATCACATGCTCACTGGCACGAAACGGGCTTTGCAGGTCGGTGCCGATCTTTTCGATAGCCAACAGCATGAAGCCCACCACCGTCGAGGCCAGTGGCGTGAACCAGCCAAGCGTTTCCACCAGACCGATCGGCACGATCAGACAGAACAGCGTGATGAACAACCTCGGGAAGGCTACATACGGATAAGGCAAAGGCGTGTTGGCGATCCGTTCCATGCCGCCCTGGCAATTGGAGATGTCCACCATGGTCGACTCCAGACGCGCAAGCCGGATGCTGTCCAGACGTCCCGCCTGGTATTCCTTGGCCAACAGCGCAGCCGACGTATTGAGCAGGTCGTTAGGAAAATTGTTGGTATCGTGGCGGCGCTCAAATTCCTCACGAGGAATCAGCCTCTGAATATCGTCGCCGCATTCATCACCCTTCAAATGCGCAGACAGACATTTCACGTAGGCCACGTGACGACGCAACAAAGTCGCCTTGACCGGGTTGATACCGTCATCATCCTCGACCAGTGTCAGGACCTGACGAGCAAAGCTGCGCGAACTGTTGACCATCGCGCCCCACAGCGTCCGCGCTTCCCACCAGCGGTTGTAGGCGCTGGAATTACGAAAGCTGGTCAGCACCACCAACGCAGAACCGAGCAGGGTCAGGGGTAATGATGGCAGGTTGATCTTGCGATCAAGAAACAGCATGAAATCGACGGTGACGATCACGTCCCAGATCAGCAGCCAGAAGAGCGACCAACCCACGTAACCAATCGTCTTGCCGAGAAAGCGGAATTTAGAAATGATCGTTTGCTGCAAAGGACTACCCCATCGAGAAATAAGCGAGCGCGCATTCGGACCGCTACTGCATGGGCTTTGAATGCCAATCCAGCAGATGGTTCGCAAACGGCCCGCTTTATCTCGGGGTTTTCAACGTATTCAGCAGGCAGTCAACCCGACTTGCGGGCGCTCACCGGTAAAGAATATGGGGCGTAACCTGACACCCACCACGTTACCGGCATAGGCAGCGACCAGCCACAGCCAGCCGTGCAGACTGCCGGAAGCGATCCCGCTGAAGTACGCGCCGATGTTGCAGCCGTAGGCCAGACGCGAGCCGTAGCCCAACAGCAGACCGCCGATCACCGCCGCCACCAGCGAACGCGTAGGGATATCCAGACTTGGCGCAAAGCGCCCGGCCAGCCCGGCTGCCAGCAAGGCACCGAGCATGATGCCGATGTCCATCACGCTGGTGATGTCTTGCCACACCGGCGCCGCCAAAGCTTTGGCATTCGCGGCGCTTTGCCAGAACACCCAACTGCCGACGTCGACTCCCAAACCGCTTGCCGCCTTGGCGCCCCACAAGGCAAACGCCGAGGTGATGCCCCACGGGCGGCCAGCCAGCGCCAGCGTTGCGTAATTCAACACCGCCAGCGCCACCGCGCCCCAGACCAGAACCCACGGCCCGCGCAGCACCCGGCGCAGGCCACGATGCTCGGTGGTCACCGGCGCTTCAAGCTGACCATGACGGCGCTTTTCCAGCGTCACGGTAACCCACGCGATCAAGGCAAACACAACCAGGTTCACGATCAGCGCAGGCAGCACGCCGAAGGTCTTGACCACTGAAACAGGCGCAAACGCAGGCAGGGCGAACCACCAGTCCACATGGTGCGTGGCGATCAGTGAACCGAGGATGAAGAACAGCAGCGTGACCAGCATCCGTGCGTTACCGCCACCAGCGGTGAACAACGTACCCGATGCACAGCCACCGCCCAGTTGCATGCCGATGCCGAAAATAAACGCACCCACGACTACCGAAACGCCGACCGGTGCGACCAGCCCGGTAACCGGCTGACCAAACAGCGTGCCCGCTCCCAGTGCCGGGAAGAACAGCACGACCGCCACCGCCAGCATAACCATTTGCGCCCGTAGACCCGCGCCGCGCCGTTCACGGATGAACACGCGCCATGCGGATGTGAAGCCGAACGCGGCGTGGTACAGCGTCACGCCCAGCGCCGCGCCGACGATCCACAACAGCACCTGACGAGTGCCGACGCTGAGCAGCAGAAACTGCGCGCCCATCAACAGCAGAAACAGCGCAGCCAGCGGCGCGCCGAACTTGCGTCCGGGTGTTACAGACAGAGAGTTGTTCATAGGTATCTCGAAGACAGGTAGCAAAAACGACGATTATACGCGCGCCAGGCGACTACTCCGACCAGGCTTCGCGCAGCCTGTTCAGCGCATCTGCAATCGCAGACTCTGGTACGGCGGCAAAACCCAGCACCAGCCCGGCTCGGTTATCCACAGGCTCACTGGAATCAGGCAACCAGTAGTCACTCAGGGCGTTCATTTCGACGCCGACGCTTCTGGCCTGCTCGATCAGCACTCGCTCACGCGCCAGACTGTCGACCCTGACCACCAGATGCAGCCCGGCGACGCCCTTGGGCATGGCCGCACACCCCGCAATATCTTTAGGCCAGCCAGCGAACAGTGCGTTGCGTCGACTCTGGGCTGCACGCCGCATGCGCCTGATATGTCGCTGAAAATGCCCCAGCGCGATGAACTGCGCCATGACCGCCTGCACACCGATTTCCGTATGACGGATATCGACCGCCTTGCGTTGGCTGAACGGCTGAATCAGGCCTGCGGGGAGCACCAGATACCCGAGGCGCAATGCCGGGAAGGCAATCTTGCCGAACGTACCGATGTAAATCACCCGACCGTCCTGATCGAGTGCCGCCAGCGGTGCCAGCGGCGAGCCGCTATAGCGGTACTCGCCGTCGTAATCGTCTTCGATTATCCAGCCTTGATTCGTTCTCGCCCAGGCCAGCAATTCCAGGCGCCGCGCCAGGCTCATCACCGCCCCGGTAGGGTACTGATGCGAAGGTGTGACGTAAGCGAGTGTGCAGTCGGCCTGCTCCAGATCGACACAGCGCATCCCCTCATCGTCCACCGCAATCCCCCGCAATCGGCCACCCGCCATCGCGAACGCATGACCGGCGGCACGATAGCCGGGATTCTCGATCGCAACACCTTCTCCTGGCGTCAACAGCAACTGTGCACAAAGGCTTATTGCATGCTGCGCGCCATTGGTGATCACAATTTGCTCAGCCGTACAGTGCAGGCCTCGTGAGGAGCGAAGGTAGACCGCGATCAACTCGCGCAAGCGCCACTCCCCCGCTGCACAGCCGTAGCCCAGCTGGCCAAGGTCGGGCTTGCGCCAAAATGCCGCGTACAGCTTGCCCCACAAGGCGAAGGGAAAGAGATCAAAGGCTGGAACGCCCACCCGAAAGGCCTTGGGAGCGTCACTCGGGGGTGCCTGCAAATGGTGCTGCTCGATGAGTTGCAGCGCAGCACTGTGGATAACTTTACTGCCCGGATTTAAGGGTATTTCTGCCGTAGCTGTGGACAAACCTGTGCATAACCCTGTGTGCAAAGCTGTGGGTAACTTGGTGGATAGTTTTTTGCGAGGTGTGGATTGAGGCGCAGCGCCGGTTTCGGAAAGCTGCACGACATAAGTGCCATCGCCAATGCGTCCCTCGACGAAGCCTTCGGCGTACAACTGATCATATGCCCGCAGCACACTGTTACGGGATATCGCCAAGGAACACGCCAGATCGCGACTGGCCGGCAACCGGACCCCACCGCCCAGACGTCCATCGAGAATCTGCTGCCGCAGAATCTGATAAAGCTGTTTGCTCAGCCCTTGACGCGCGTCCAGTTCAATACCCGTGAGCGTGGACGGAAACGCAGAGAGGTCAGTGGACATCACATTGGTCCTATGAAATCTGTCAGAAATGGATCTTACAACAGACCAATGGACTGCTTAGGATTTCGTCACCCATCCAGGACAATCGTTATGTACACGCCTTCCGCATTCAAGGACAACGACACTACGCGCCTGCACGAGCACATCGATCAGACACGCCTGGCAATTCTGGTCACCCACGGTGAAAACGGCTTGCAGGCAAGCCACCTGCCATTGCTGTTGCGCCGCGATCAGGGCGCGTTTGGCACCTTGTACGGCCACTTGGCCAAGGCCAATCCGCAGGTGCAGCAGTTGGAGGCCGGCGCCGAAGCCATGGTGATTTTTCCCGGCGACGACGCTTACGTGAGCCCCGCTTACTACCCGAGCAAGGCAGCGCATGGCAAAGTCGTGCCCACCTGGAATTACCTGACCGTGCATGCTTACGGCAAGGCGGAGTGCTTTGCTGACCTTGAACGATTGCACCTGCTGGTGGGCGAGCTGACTGACAAGCACGAGGCCGGGCGTGCGCAGCCGTGGTCCATCAACGATGCACCGGCGGACTACATCGCCAAAATGCTGGGCGCGATTGTCGGCTTCGCCCTGCCCGTGCAGCGCCTGCAAGGCAAACGCAAACTCAGCCAGAACCGCGATGCTCAGGACATCGCCGGTGTGCGCGATAGCCTCGCTGCCAGCGAGGATTCAAACGACCAGCGAATCGCTCGCTTGATGAGCTAAATGGAGAGCTTCATGACCCATGCCGACATCCGCCCTGTCACTGCCGACGATTATCAAGCCTGGCTGCCGCTATGGCAGACCTACCTTGGTTTCTACAAAACCGAGCTGCCCGAAGGTGTGAGCGAGGTCACCTGGCAACGCTTTCTCGACCCGGGCGAGCCGACCCACTCGGCGCTGGCCTGGCTGAATGGCAAGGCGGTCGGCATGGTGAACTTCATCTATCATCGCTCCAACTGGAGCATCCACAATGCCTGTTACCTGCAAGACCTGATCGTCGCCCCCGAACAGCGCGGAACCGGCATTGGCAGGCAGTTGATCGAGTTTGTCTACGCCACAGCCAGGGCCGATGGCTGCGACAAGGTGCACTGGCTGACGCATGAAACCAACGCTACGGCGATCCAGTTGTACGAGCGGATTGCCGAGCGACCAGGCCTCATCCAATTTCGTAAAGCGCTCTGAAACAGGAAGTGATTCATGTCCGACACCTTGCTGGACTGGCAAGCCGCCGCATTGCCCACCACCCGAACCCTCACAGGCCGCTTCATTCGCCTTGAAAAGCTTGATGCTGCCCGTCACGCCGAAGATTTGTGGGCCGTGCTTCAGGGACCGAACGCAGATCCGAAGCTCTGGGATTACCTGCCTTACGGCCCTTTTAGCGAGCGCAGCGCGTTTGATGCCTGGCTGACCGGGCATCAGGCGGCCTCCGATCCATGGTTTTACGTGGTCGTCGATCAGCAGAGTGATAAAGCCGAGGGCGTCATCAGCCTGATGTCGATCGTTGCAGCCCATGGCCGGATAGAAATTGGCCACGTGACCTTCAGCGCTGCCATGCAACGCACGCCTAAAGGTACGGAAGCCATTTACC from Pseudomonas syringae includes:
- a CDS encoding FMN-binding negative transcriptional regulator, translating into MYTPSAFKDNDTTRLHEHIDQTRLAILVTHGENGLQASHLPLLLRRDQGAFGTLYGHLAKANPQVQQLEAGAEAMVIFPGDDAYVSPAYYPSKAAHGKVVPTWNYLTVHAYGKAECFADLERLHLLVGELTDKHEAGRAQPWSINDAPADYIAKMLGAIVGFALPVQRLQGKRKLSQNRDAQDIAGVRDSLAASEDSNDQRIARLMS
- a CDS encoding GNAT family N-acetyltransferase, coding for MSDTLLDWQAAALPTTRTLTGRFIRLEKLDAARHAEDLWAVLQGPNADPKLWDYLPYGPFSERSAFDAWLTGHQAASDPWFYVVVDQQSDKAEGVISLMSIVAAHGRIEIGHVTFSAAMQRTPKGTEAIYLLAREAFALGYRRLEWKCNANNARSKRAAERFGFSYEGTFRQHMVVKGHSRDTAWYSMLDSEWPELQKAFERWLAVDNFADGQQIKGLETFRQ
- a CDS encoding YeeE/YedE family protein; this translates as MNNSLSVTPGRKFGAPLAALFLLLMGAQFLLLSVGTRQVLLWIVGAALGVTLYHAAFGFTSAWRVFIRERRGAGLRAQMVMLAVAVVLFFPALGAGTLFGQPVTGLVAPVGVSVVVGAFIFGIGMQLGGGCASGTLFTAGGGNARMLVTLLFFILGSLIATHHVDWWFALPAFAPVSVVKTFGVLPALIVNLVVFALIAWVTVTLEKRRHGQLEAPVTTEHRGLRRVLRGPWVLVWGAVALAVLNYATLALAGRPWGITSAFALWGAKAASGLGVDVGSWVFWQSAANAKALAAPVWQDITSVMDIGIMLGALLAAGLAGRFAPSLDIPTRSLVAAVIGGLLLGYGSRLAYGCNIGAYFSGIASGSLHGWLWLVAAYAGNVVGVRLRPIFFTGERPQVGLTAC
- a CDS encoding alanine/glycine:cation symporter family protein translates to MLEMINDFLSGKVLIVLIVGLGSYFTIRSRFVQFRHFFHMFSVFRDSLRSSAGQLSSFQALMLSLAGRVGAGNIAGVGIAVTLGGPGAVFWMWVTALVGMSSSFIECSLAQLYKRKDSEGQFRGGPAYYIQHGLGKRWLGMVMAVLLLVTFGFAFNGLQSHAVTDSLKSAFNIDTKTTGICLVVLLGLAFVGGIKRIAAISDLLVPVKTLIYIAVTIYVIVLQIDHVPGMLMTIVRSAFGLDPVFGGLIGSAIVMGVKRGVFANEAGLGSAPNVAAVAHVEHPVAQGVVQAFSVFLDTFVICTCTALLILLSGIYDIGYDGNGIVLAQNSLAAVVGDWGRVFISVALALFVFTSILYNYYLGENSLRFLFGEKIKTIIIYRIAVLVLIMWGAVVDLKDVLAFADITMTMLAFVNLIALAMLFKVVKRILNDYDAQRRAGIKTPVFDSSQFPDLDLDRNAWPANPERQSTQDAEMAAKTAPEAR
- a CDS encoding GNAT family N-acetyltransferase — its product is MTHADIRPVTADDYQAWLPLWQTYLGFYKTELPEGVSEVTWQRFLDPGEPTHSALAWLNGKAVGMVNFIYHRSNWSIHNACYLQDLIVAPEQRGTGIGRQLIEFVYATARADGCDKVHWLTHETNATAIQLYERIAERPGLIQFRKAL
- a CDS encoding PLP-dependent aminotransferase family protein, translated to MSTDLSAFPSTLTGIELDARQGLSKQLYQILRQQILDGRLGGGVRLPASRDLACSLAISRNSVLRAYDQLYAEGFVEGRIGDGTYVVQLSETGAAPQSTPRKKLSTKLPTALHTGLCTGLSTATAEIPLNPGSKVIHSAALQLIEQHHLQAPPSDAPKAFRVGVPAFDLFPFALWGKLYAAFWRKPDLGQLGYGCAAGEWRLRELIAVYLRSSRGLHCTAEQIVITNGAQHAISLCAQLLLTPGEGVAIENPGYRAAGHAFAMAGGRLRGIAVDDEGMRCVDLEQADCTLAYVTPSHQYPTGAVMSLARRLELLAWARTNQGWIIEDDYDGEYRYSGSPLAPLAALDQDGRVIYIGTFGKIAFPALRLGYLVLPAGLIQPFSQRKAVDIRHTEIGVQAVMAQFIALGHFQRHIRRMRRAAQSRRNALFAGWPKDIAGCAAMPKGVAGLHLVVRVDSLARERVLIEQARSVGVEMNALSDYWLPDSSEPVDNRAGLVLGFAAVPESAIADALNRLREAWSE
- a CDS encoding bestrophin family protein; protein product: MQQTIISKFRFLGKTIGYVGWSLFWLLIWDVIVTVDFMLFLDRKINLPSLPLTLLGSALVVLTSFRNSSAYNRWWEARTLWGAMVNSSRSFARQVLTLVEDDDGINPVKATLLRRHVAYVKCLSAHLKGDECGDDIQRLIPREEFERRHDTNNFPNDLLNTSAALLAKEYQAGRLDSIRLARLESTMVDISNCQGGMERIANTPLPYPYVAFPRLFITLFCLIVPIGLVETLGWFTPLASTVVGFMLLAIEKIGTDLQSPFRASEHVIQMNALCQNIERNLDSMLRGAQEESKAS
- a CDS encoding asparaginase encodes the protein MTQDSHQTARRVMVLYTGGTIGMQASANGLAPASGFEARMAGQLAGHPELVVPEWRFREMSPLIDSANMTPAYWLRLRDAVIEAVDVDGCDAVLVLHGTDTLAYSAAAMCFQLLGFSAPVVFTGSMLPAGVQDSDAWENVNGALLALGSGLASGVQLYFHGQLMTPVRCAKIRSFGRQPFAPLQRSRGGHAAVSLPDALNYRQPKSLAEVAVLPLFPGIGAAQLDGLIDSGIQGLVLECFGSGTGPSDDPQFIASLENARARGICVVAITQCHEGGVELDVYEAGSRLRSAGVLSGGGMTREAALGKLHALLGAGLTTEEVRRLVELDLCGELR